A window of the Rubrobacter calidifluminis genome harbors these coding sequences:
- a CDS encoding SWIM zinc finger family protein: protein MKSIAEERAQVQVPSFTNGGEYVVNLDAGKCTCPAYRYRGGECKHLRLARAASRAGLDISGASRGILADGRRVVVVDSMVHDYQPRTSSQRFQSQIWGWGWGTWQHSLCFDGRRWLRESTRIDVGESRVVEVDPENWLEDLPVHCMAGAA from the coding sequence GTGAAGAGTATAGCGGAGGAGAGGGCGCAGGTGCAGGTCCCGTCGTTCACGAATGGTGGGGAGTATGTCGTGAATCTCGACGCCGGGAAGTGCACCTGCCCGGCGTATCGCTATCGCGGCGGCGAGTGCAAGCACCTCAGGCTGGCGCGGGCCGCTTCCCGCGCGGGTCTCGACATTTCTGGGGCTTCGCGCGGAATCCTGGCGGACGGGCGCCGGGTGGTAGTCGTGGACTCCATGGTCCACGATTATCAGCCCCGGACGTCCTCGCAGCGCTTCCAGTCCCAGATCTGGGGCTGGGGCTGGGGCACCTGGCAGCACTCGCTCTGTTTCGACGGCCGCCGCTGGCTGCGCGAGTCAACACGGATCGATGTGGGTGAGAGCCGGGTGGTAGAGGTGGACCCGGAGAACTGGCTCGAAGATCTCCCGGTCCACTGCATGGCGGGGGCGGCGTGA
- the htpX gene encoding zinc metalloprotease HtpX: protein MRGAAEATFRERIARNRRNSLLLFVTFLVFVLAFGYIIGYAWVGDPAGAFFGLVIAFFAGGLSGLLSYYAGDKMVLAASRARRIEHDDAPVLFNVVEEMAIAAGLPMPKVYVIDDSAPNAFATGRDPEHASVAVTSGLLEKLDRDELQGVIAHEMSHVRNLDIRYSMLVGILVGTTVLIADFFLRSLWWGGGRRRNDQGNGQLQLILMIVALILAILAPIFARLLQLSISRQREYLADASAVELTRNPKGLADALEKIAKDQEPLEVANRATAHLYIVNPIKRFEKHSRSLFSTHPPIEERIRILRAMETGGVPQTGRDAG, encoded by the coding sequence ATGAGAGGAGCGGCAGAGGCAACCTTCCGCGAGAGGATCGCGCGGAACAGGCGCAACAGCCTGCTTCTTTTCGTGACCTTCCTCGTCTTCGTCCTCGCCTTCGGCTACATCATCGGGTACGCCTGGGTAGGGGACCCGGCCGGAGCCTTCTTCGGGCTCGTCATCGCGTTCTTCGCCGGGGGCCTCTCCGGGCTGCTGAGCTACTACGCCGGGGACAAGATGGTCCTCGCCGCCTCCAGGGCGCGCCGCATCGAGCACGACGACGCCCCCGTTCTCTTCAACGTCGTCGAGGAGATGGCGATAGCCGCCGGGCTCCCGATGCCGAAGGTCTACGTCATCGACGACTCCGCTCCGAACGCGTTCGCCACCGGGCGCGACCCCGAGCACGCCTCGGTCGCGGTGACCTCAGGACTTCTCGAGAAGCTCGACCGCGACGAACTGCAGGGCGTGATCGCGCACGAGATGAGCCACGTCAGGAACCTGGACATCCGCTACTCGATGCTGGTCGGCATCCTGGTCGGTACCACCGTCCTGATCGCCGATTTCTTCCTCCGCAGCCTCTGGTGGGGCGGAGGGAGGCGCCGGAACGACCAGGGCAACGGCCAGCTGCAGCTCATCCTCATGATCGTCGCGCTGATCCTCGCGATACTCGCCCCGATCTTCGCCCGGCTGTTGCAGCTCTCGATCTCCCGCCAGCGCGAGTACCTGGCCGACGCCTCCGCCGTCGAGCTCACCCGCAACCCCAAGGGTCTCGCCGACGCGCTGGAGAAGATCGCAAAAGACCAGGAACCGCTCGAGGTCGCCAACCGTGCAACAGCCCACCTCTACATCGTCAACCCCATAAAGCGCTTCGAGAAACACTCGCGCAGCCTCTTCTCCACCCACCCCCCGATAGAGGAGCGCATAAGGATCCTGCGCGCGATGGAGACCGGCGGCGTGCCGCAGACTGGACGGGACGCCGGATAG
- a CDS encoding helix-turn-helix domain-containing protein, with translation MSREAKGENLLLSLSHHVAPSPSAPPGSLDLFQVAKTLRESRDALQQFENSALAAIAASIAQTAESLAKTARELREIAPDEWLTFEEAAAYLKKTPKAFEKVVAQGEIPKHYLTERGILFSRKELDEWLLSR, from the coding sequence ATGAGCCGGGAAGCCAAAGGCGAAAACCTCCTCCTTTCCCTTTCCCACCATGTAGCACCCTCGCCTTCTGCGCCTCCCGGCTCTTTGGATCTCTTTCAAGTCGCTAAGACGCTCAGAGAATCACGAGATGCGCTGCAGCAGTTTGAGAACTCTGCACTGGCAGCGATTGCAGCATCGATCGCTCAGACTGCGGAAAGCCTGGCCAAGACGGCGAGGGAGCTCAGGGAGATCGCCCCGGACGAGTGGCTGACTTTCGAAGAGGCCGCAGCTTATCTCAAGAAAACCCCGAAAGCCTTCGAGAAGGTGGTGGCCCAGGGCGAGATCCCGAAGCACTACCTCACCGAGCGTGGGATCCTATTCTCGCGCAAGGAACTCGACGAGTGGCTGCTATCCCGATGA